ATAAGCCCAACGCTTCTAAACCTAAACCACGACTCACGATAATATAATCGCCTTGTAATGCAAAATACTCAATTAGATTAGACAGGGTAAAACCACCACTGAGATTGACTAGTTCTCTAGTAGTTTTGGGTTCTAGTTGCAATAGTTTCGGATAGGGCTGTAGTAGCAACGGGAGTAAGCTTCTGAGGAGCATTTGTATCGTATAAGCTAAAACTAAGGACCAAACCCCAAAATTGAGTAAAGCTAACGTAATCCCCACCAATCCATAACCGATAACGTGGGAGAATACTTGAATACTGGAAAGCCAACGAAATTTTAACTCTCTCTCCATCAAAGCTTCTGCAACTGTTCCTAAACTACGCACAGGAAAAGTCAGAGCGATAAAGCGCAAAATGGGAACTGTTTGCTCATTAGCGACAAAATTAGCGAATAAAGGCGCCAATAACCAAAGTAAAGCACCAATTAACAGCCCAAATATGACCGAAAGCGTAAAACCTGTACGTAAATGTCTGCTTTCCAAATCGGGGAGTTGAATCAACGCAGGAGCAATACCAATGGGATACTGTTCAACAAACCTCACAACGATTAATGCTGCTCCCATTAAACCAAAATCCTTAGGAGTGAGCAAACGGGCTAAAATAATCGTTTGGACGAGTTGAATCAGAATTTTTAGCCCTGTTCCCGAAATAAGCCACAAGACAGCGTCTAAACTGCGAGAGGTAAGATTTTTAGTCTTTGGAGGGTCTTGCATTAATTTTTTACTAGGAAGTGATGATGATCAATAAGCAAAGCCAAATAGCTTCTGTCCATTCAACTACAGCACCGTAGATATCTCCAGTAAATCCTTCAAATTGAAGATAAAACCAGAAATTACCAGCTAAAGTAATCAGCCAGCCCGATAGCATCATAGCAATTCCTATGTACCATTTTTCTGGTTCTACGAGAGAAGCGATCGCACTCACACTCAAGATACAGACAATCCCTATCCCTAAATCTTGAGGTAGCTGTATCAACTCTTTATGAAATGCTCCTTTACCCTCGGGTTTAAGATAGGGATAACGAGCGATCGCCCATACCTGAGCCCAACGTCCCCACGTAGGACCCCCCATTAACCCCAACCATCGGTAATCCCCTAGCTCTGTCATTGCCGTAAATTTTAAAAGCAATATTAAAATAGCCACAATCACCCCAAAAGCACCACTACGGCTATCCTGCATTACTTCTAAACGTCTTGTTTTGTCCGATACTCCTAAACCATCGGCTGTATCCATCGCTCCATCCAAATGCAGTCCCCCAGTAATCCCTATCCAAGCTACCAAGATAATAGCCGTGCGAGTTAACACAGCTACCTGTAACTGCAGTAAAATAAGATCAATTAAGTTTAGTAGGATTCCTCCCATCACTAAACCAATTAGGGGAGCCCAACGAGCAATACGGGTTAATTCCAACTGCCAAAAGCTAGGAACGGGAATAATAGTATAAAAAACTATGGCTCCTAAAAAAGATTGGCTAGTATTTTTTACTCCCTCAATAAGCTTAGTGAAGAAACATTTCTTCATTGTGAACCCTATACCTAAGTTTGAGTTAAGATTGTGTCGTAGCTCACTGAATACTCACAAATTATGAGGCTTAATGGCTATCTCAGGTGATATATTATGAATAATTCTGACTACAGTGCCAATCAAGCACCACCACCTTGTATTGTTGAATCGGGAATAGTTGTTTATAAACAGGATATGCAACGTCTGTTAACCGATATCAGACGTGTACGTTATCTCCATCTCCTCGATGAACGAGTTCTCAATCAGGGAGAAGGTTGGATCAAAGAAGTGTTTATTGATCCTCACAGAAGTACCCTAGTAGCTAATCATCATCTTTACCTCAATTTACAAAGTTTTGATTATCTTAAACTAGAACCAACCCCCGAAGGAGATACCTATTTTGAATTGATTCACGAGAATCGTCAACTGCGCCTAATTCCCCTAACTAGTAATATCTACCAGCCTAATAGCGGTAGCTTAGATGTGGCAACCCTAGAAGCAATGTTGACTCAAGTACTATCTGCCAAATGGGATGTACAATTAGACGACGATGAATATTCTTTTTAAGTGGGATTTTCTTTTCATAATCAAGGCAATTGTAGCTTTACTAAAGCTAGAGCAGGTATTTGGACAACACCCCATGGCTGCGTAGAAACACCAAGATTTATGCCTGTGGGTACTATTGCTACGGTTAAGGGCTTGACCCCCGCGCAGCTCGAAGTTTCAGGCGCACAAATGATCCTGGGAAATACTTATCATCTGCATTTACAGCCTGGAGAAGAAATAATCGCTCAGGCTGGAGGTTTGCATAAGTTTATGGCATGGAATGGCCCTATATTAACCGATTCTGGCGGTTTTCAAGTCTTTAGTCTGAGTAAGCTACGCAAAATCAGCGAAGCAGGGGTTACGTTTCGCTCCCCCAGAGATGGGCGTTTAATTGAATTCACTCCTGAAAAATCCATAGAAATTCAAAATATACTAGGCGCTGATGTCATCATGGCCTTCGATGAATGTCCCCCAGCTAGCGCAACACGAGAAGAAATTAAAGCAGCTACAGAACGAACTTATCGCTGGTTAAAACGTTGTGTCCAAGCCCATCAGCGTCCCCAAGAACAGGCCCTCTTTCCCATAGTGCAGGGGGGAGTATATCTGGATTTACGCAGTCAGGCAGCTCAAGAACTAGTAGAATTGGATTTACCAGGGTACGCGATCGGTGGGGTAAGCGTGGGAGAAACACCAGAGTTGATTCATCAAATCGTCGCCCACACCGCACCTCTGTTACCTCAAGATAAACCTCGCTATCTCATGGGAGTAGGAACTTACCGAGAAATGGTTCAAGCGATCGCATGGGGTATAGATGTATTTGACTGCGTTATACCTACCCGTTTAGGTCGTCATGGTACCGCTTTAGTGCGCGGAGAACGTTGGAACCTGAGAAATGCCAGATTTCGTCAAGACTTTAACCCCCTAGATGAGCATTGCTCCTGCTATACCTGTCAAACTTTTAGTCGAGCTTATCTCAATCATTTAGTGAGATCTCGGGAAATGCTCGGATATATGCTCTTGTCTTTACACAATATTCACGAGTTAATTCATTTTACTAAAGCAATTCGTGAGGCGATTTTACAAGACCGTTTTCTCACTGAGTTTGGTCATTGGCTAACGCAGAGAATGATCCCCTAGATGTTATGATAAGTATCAAATTCACAGATAACTCTAACAAACTTCTATGGAACTCGCTGTAATACTAACTTTACCAGAAGCCTATGCTATCTTTGACCCACTCATCGATGTTTTGCCCATCATTCCCGTTTTCTTCTTGGCTCTAGCCTTTGTTTGGCAAGCTGCAGTAGGCTTCAAATAACTGGCAACTGGTTTTGAGCATCCTCTCTCGATTGGGTGCTCAGAGAAATTTTTGGCAAAAATCCTTGACAAATCCCCCGGCTTTAATGCTATGATTGTATACGTTGACTCGTTGGGGTGTCGCCAAGCGGTAAGGCAGCGGGTTTTGGTCTCGCCATCCCTAGGTTCGAATCCTAGCACCCCAGTTCAAAACAAAAAGTAATAACGCTAAAAACCGTTAGGATAATTGTATACGCAATTATAACCTGACAGACAACTAATGACTCTAACTCTTACTTCGCCTGCGCGTCTCCATTTTCCTACCATCAAACATTTAGCCAATGGCTTGACAATTGTAGCCGAGCAAGTGCCCATAGAAGCAGTGAATATGAACGTGTGGCTCAAGGCTGGTTCGGCTTTAGAGTCAAATGAGATCAATGGCATGGCTCATTTTCTCGAACACATGGTTTTTAAAGGAACAAATCAACTAGCTAGTGGAGAATTTGAAAGACTAATCGAAGCTAAAGGCGCGATTACTAACGCCGCTACCAGTCAAGAATATACACAATACTATATTACTACCGCTCCTCAAGATTTTGCGGAACTCGCCCCCTGGCAACTAGAAGTGATATTTAACGCAGCAATTCCTGAGGACGCTTTTGACAGAGAAAAACTCGTAGTCTTAGAAGAAATTCGCAGGGCTGAAGATAACCCCCAGCGTCGGACTTTTGCTCGCGCGATGGAAACCTGTTTTGAAAATCTACCCTATCGTCGTCCCATTTTAGGTACTGAAGTAGTAATCACCGCTTTAACTTCTGAGCAAATGAGAAACTTTCACCAGTCTTGGTATCAACCTCAGCAGATGACGGTAGCAGTTGTGGGTAATCTTCCTGTCACAGAATTAATAGAAATTGTCAGTAAAGGAGTAGAGCAGACTTACAGAAATGCTAGTTCAACCTCAGGTCATTCCTCAGTACCAATTTGGTCACCTGAGTCTTCTTTTACCGAGATCGTGCGCCGAGAGTACACCGATTCAAGCTTACAAGAAGCTAGACTGGTAATGATGTGGCGCGTTCCAGGAATGAATGATTTAGCTTCTACTTATCCCCTAGACATCATCGCCGCAATTATGGGACAAGGGAAAATGGCACGTTTGTTTCGAGATCTTCGGGAAGAACGGAATCTGGTTTCTCAAATTAATGCTAGCAATTTGACTCAACAAATACAGGGAGTATTCTATGTGAGCGCACGTCTACCCGTGGCTAATATCCCCATGGTAGAACAAGCGATCGCCGAGCATTTCCATCGTCTACATACCCAATTAGTTAGTGAAGCCGAAATGGCCCGGATTCGCACTCAAGTAGCCAATAAATTCATCTTTAGTAACGAAAGACCCAGCGATCGCGCCTTACTCTACGGCTATTATCAATCTTTATTAAGCTCGATCGAACCTGCTTTAAACTACCCTACCGAGATTCAAAGCATTACCCCCTCTCAATTGCAAACCGCAGCTTTAAACTACCTCAACCCAGAAGCCTACGGCCTAGTTGTCATGAAACCCTAACTAATTCTAGTGAAGCGGTGATAGGTTAAACCTTTCCCCCTTCCCCTTTCCCCTTTACCCTTTCCCCCTTCCTTCCTCATTATGTGGAATCACATCTGTCAACAAATTTCCCAAACTACCGCAATACCCTTTCTTCTCAAGGATCAACGCTCTCTCTCGGGAGGTTGTATTAACCAAACCTACCAACTCATCGGTCAACAAAATCAAAGCTATT
The genomic region above belongs to Gloeocapsa sp. PCC 73106 and contains:
- a CDS encoding pitrilysin family protein, with product MTLTLTSPARLHFPTIKHLANGLTIVAEQVPIEAVNMNVWLKAGSALESNEINGMAHFLEHMVFKGTNQLASGEFERLIEAKGAITNAATSQEYTQYYITTAPQDFAELAPWQLEVIFNAAIPEDAFDREKLVVLEEIRRAEDNPQRRTFARAMETCFENLPYRRPILGTEVVITALTSEQMRNFHQSWYQPQQMTVAVVGNLPVTELIEIVSKGVEQTYRNASSTSGHSSVPIWSPESSFTEIVRREYTDSSLQEARLVMMWRVPGMNDLASTYPLDIIAAIMGQGKMARLFRDLREERNLVSQINASNLTQQIQGVFYVSARLPVANIPMVEQAIAEHFHRLHTQLVSEAEMARIRTQVANKFIFSNERPSDRALLYGYYQSLLSSIEPALNYPTEIQSITPSQLQTAALNYLNPEAYGLVVMKP
- a CDS encoding photosystem II reaction center protein K, yielding MELAVILTLPEAYAIFDPLIDVLPIIPVFFLALAFVWQAAVGFK
- the tgt gene encoding tRNA guanosine(34) transglycosylase Tgt; protein product: MGFSFHNQGNCSFTKARAGIWTTPHGCVETPRFMPVGTIATVKGLTPAQLEVSGAQMILGNTYHLHLQPGEEIIAQAGGLHKFMAWNGPILTDSGGFQVFSLSKLRKISEAGVTFRSPRDGRLIEFTPEKSIEIQNILGADVIMAFDECPPASATREEIKAATERTYRWLKRCVQAHQRPQEQALFPIVQGGVYLDLRSQAAQELVELDLPGYAIGGVSVGETPELIHQIVAHTAPLLPQDKPRYLMGVGTYREMVQAIAWGIDVFDCVIPTRLGRHGTALVRGERWNLRNARFRQDFNPLDEHCSCYTCQTFSRAYLNHLVRSREMLGYMLLSLHNIHELIHFTKAIREAILQDRFLTEFGHWLTQRMIP
- the cobS gene encoding adenosylcobinamide-GDP ribazoletransferase, with the translated sequence MKKCFFTKLIEGVKNTSQSFLGAIVFYTIIPVPSFWQLELTRIARWAPLIGLVMGGILLNLIDLILLQLQVAVLTRTAIILVAWIGITGGLHLDGAMDTADGLGVSDKTRRLEVMQDSRSGAFGVIVAILILLLKFTAMTELGDYRWLGLMGGPTWGRWAQVWAIARYPYLKPEGKGAFHKELIQLPQDLGIGIVCILSVSAIASLVEPEKWYIGIAMMLSGWLITLAGNFWFYLQFEGFTGDIYGAVVEWTEAIWLCLLIIITS